From one Anopheles cruzii chromosome 3, idAnoCruzAS_RS32_06, whole genome shotgun sequence genomic stretch:
- the LOC128271245 gene encoding leucine-rich repeat-containing protein 24-like, whose translation MTHIAAQHTADSSMEFRIADGRKRHRLIVLAVLLWATVVRGGVNGEPNCPSACQCKWKGGKQAVECLNVNLFSIPENIDHSTQVLDVSGNNLQIISNETFVRSNLLNLQKLYMRDCRIGQIDDGAFAGLTNLVELDLSINLLTAVPSAAFQHIVSLRDLTLARNHIQKIESHAFRNVTALTKLDLSFCSIQTIAPQAFEGLAALHSLKLNGNQLSELRPKTIETLSRLHGIELHDNPWVCDCRLRAAKLWLSENNIPYPIAPTCAGGPERVMDKTFGELQVDDFACKPEMLPVRRFIQAFSGENATIECRSSAVPSATVNWYWNGKLLVNNSHFSAYQRVLVYEQGNFEKRSKLILTNAQESDSSEFYCVVENRAGAAEANFTLHVAMRDIGFAIENRQIIGLSAALVILILFILLIILFLLVRLRRIPMTETKTPNQVEVITSVSPSSNVNGKVATPINDCHHSPDRKNAAGDLKCCQSSANPVQKPPRLTDLPYSTTHYDGGGSLIASGQCFVSPTHSLTGGGAVNNPDLINDTKRLGSGTDLATGPAVSDTHLSAQLAQLQLATSAAVNAHLSLLDPLERPGSGEYSRAGGCDSLYPSGLWETHSSTAATMPQTAPAPAPVGSSTMADLDDEASSVDYLSRTFPRAAVGSSGLSVSATSHHHRDYPSSSASGGGGYPADYGLPIVPGAEQLHNKLASVQPAHHGSIGSMPMNAKTLRVWQKGGVPVLPPVTALKRALSNSRNSPDEGYQEGCGTDV comes from the coding sequence ATGACACATATTGCGGCGCAACATACGGCAGACAGTTCGATGGAGTTCAGGATAGCAGATGGGCGCAAGAGACACCGGTTGATAGTGTTGGCGGTCCTGCTGTGGGCCACGGTGGTCCGGGGAGGGGTGAACGGAGAGCCGAATTGTCCATCGGCGTGCCAATGCAAGTGGAAGGGCGGCAAGCAGGCGGTGGAGTGTTTGAACGTTAATCTGTTCTCCATTCCGGAGAACATCGACCACTCGACGCAGGTACTGGACGTGTCCGGCAACAACCTGCAGATCATCTCGAACGaaacgttcgttcgctcgaaTCTACTGAACCTGCAGAAGCTGTATATGCGCGACTGCCGAATTGGCCAGATCGACGACGGAGCGTTCGCCGGACTCACGAACTTGGTCGAGCTGGACCTTTCGATCAATCTGCTGACGGCGGTGCCGTCGGCCGCGTTTCAGCACATCGTTTCGCTGCGGGATCTAACGTTGGCCCGCAACCACATCCAGAAGATCGAGAGCCACGCGTTTCGCAACGTGACCGCTCTCACCAAGCTCGATCTTTCGTTCTGCAGCATCCAGACGATCGCACCGCAAGCATTCGAAGGTCTCGCGGCGCTGCACTCGCTCAAGCTGAATGGCAACCAGCTGTCGGAGCTGCGGCCAAAGACGATCGAGACACTCAGCCGTCTGCACGGCATCGAGCTGCACGACAACCCGTGGGTGTGCGACTGCCGGTTGCGGGCGGCCAAGCTGTGGCTGTCGGAGAACAACATCCCGTACCCGATCGCACCGACGTGTGCCGGAGGTCCGGAGCGCGTGATGGACAAAACGTTCGGCGAGCTGCAGGTGGACGACTTCGCCTGCAAACCGGAGATGCTGCCGGTGCGGCGCTTCATTCAGGCGTTCAGCGGCGAGAACGCCACCATCGAGTGCCGTAGCTCGGCCGTGCCGTCGGCCACCGTGAACTGGTACTGGAACGGGAAGCTACTGGTGAACAACTCGCACTTTAGCGCCTACCAGCGCGTGCTGGTGTACGAGCAGGGCAACTTCGAGAAGCGCAGCAAGCTGATCCTGACCAATGCGCAGGAGAGCGACTCGAGCGAGTTCTATTGCGTCGTCGAGAATAGGGCGGGCGCGGCCGAGGCGAACTTCACGCTGCACGTGGCGATGCGCGACATCGGGTTCGCGATCGAGAACCGCCAGATCATTGGGCTGAGCGCGGCACTCGTTATACTGATACTGTTCATACTGCTGATAATACTGTTCCTGCTCGTACGATTACGGCGGATACCGATGACGGAGACGAAAACCCCGAACCAGGTCGAGGTGATCACGTCCGTAAGTCCCTCTAGCAATGTAAATGGCAAGGTGGCGACGCCTATTAACGATTGTCATCATTCTCCAGATCGAAAAAACGCCGCCGGTGATCTAAAGTGCTGCCAATCGTCGGCCAACCCGGTGCAGAAGCCGCCTCGGCTCACCGATCTGCCCTACTCGACGACGCActacgacggcggcggcagtctGATTGCGTCCGGCCAGTGCTTCGTCTCACCGACGCACTCGCtgaccggcggtggtgccgtCAATAACCCCGATCTGATCAACGACACGAAGCGGCTGGGCAGTGGTACCGATTTGGCCACCGGCCCAGCCGTCAGCGATACGCACCTATCCGCGCAGCTCGCCCAGCTGCAGCTGGCCACATCGGCCGCCGTCAATGCGCATCTCTCGTTGCTGGATCCGCTCGAGCGGCCGGGAAGCGGCGAGTACAGCCGGGCCGGCGGATGCGATTCACTCTATCCGTCCGGGCTGTGGGAAACGCACAGctccaccgcggccaccatGCCCCAAACAGCGCCCGCTCCGGCCCCCGTTGGCAGCAGCACGATGGCCGACCTTGACGACGAGGCGTCCTCCGTCGACTACCTGAGTCGCACGTTCCCCCGAGCCGCCGTAGGCTCCAGTGGGCTGTCGGTTTCGGCCACCAGCCATCATCACCGGGACTACCCATCGTCGAgcgccagcggcggcggtggctatCCGGCCGACTACGGGCTGCCGATCGTGCCCGGCGCCGAGCAGCTGCACAACAAGCTGGCCAGCGTCCAGCCGGCGCACCacggcagcatcggcagcatgCCAATGAACGCCAAGACGCTGCGCGTGTGGCAGAAGGGCGGCGTACCGGTGCTACCGCCGGTCACGGCCTTAAAACGTGCTTTATCCAACAGCCGCAATTCGCCCGACGAAGGCTACCAGGAAGGCTGCGGGACGGACGTGTAG